The Microcaecilia unicolor chromosome 13, aMicUni1.1, whole genome shotgun sequence genome has a window encoding:
- the FBXO39 gene encoding F-box only protein 39 — MDNNEPLSDQSCWATLPTVCLSHLFLYLGDRDKSNAAQVCKSWNLAMYSAALWQTRTITFSGRPSRSNAFDFEAAVWHVKRFGKYLEHLEIKFLNPYNAVLTRKFQLTMRGLLSRLGKSNNRLKSLTIQHLELERLIWRTTIRNSFIKSLSFFLKRISKHLDYLNLKGARLTLEQGCGVLSSLSYLRNVTYISELNIEDFFSQHLAVYSNPLFTQTLATFHSLHVLTLNYNCISDDLLQVLCDNCSDSLGTINIKCHIHDPHGQVVWGMSWSNLAKQVNNLKVNFYFERVMKFDHLSRILLPEIPVRNISLRSCYFSDPDWSLRPTLSDLLPYYKQTLQRLTLEFNNSHEILDEELLRLLLNCERLRYLKIWAFLDVRFVEKILQYQEDGKCYLHTLKIRIYTNRYETNEEDRMLRDIYRKFRGMIESKMNYFVIAYPMM, encoded by the exons ATGGATAATAATGAACCTCTGTCTGACCAAAGCTGTTGGGCCACTCTACCTACTGTGTGTTTGAGCCACTTGTTCTTGTATCTTGGTGATCGGGACAAATCCAATGCTGCTCAAGTCTGTAAAAGCTGGAATCTGGCCATGTATTCAGCAGCTCTTTGGCAAACTAGGACAATTACCTTCAGTGGGAGGCCCTCAAGATCCAATGCCTTTGACTTTGAAGCTGCTGTTTGGCATGTCAAAAGGTTTGGAAAGTATTTAGAGCATCTGGAGATAAAATTTCTGAATCCCTATAATGCTGTCTTGACCAGAAAATTTCAGCTAACCATGCGAGGTCTTCTCTCACGCCTGGGCAAAAGCAATAACCGCTTAAAATCCCTTACTATTCAACATCTAGAACTAGAACGTTTAATATGGAGAACTACTATTCGGAATTCATTTATCAAGAGCTTAAGTTTTTTCCTCAAAAGAATAAGCAAGCACTTAGACTACCTCAATCTTAAGGGAGCAAGGTTGACATTAGAGCAAGGTTGTGGTGTTCTGAGTTCTCTTAGTTACCTAAGAAATGTGACTTACATCTCAGAACTCAATATTGAGGACTTCTTTAGCCAGCATCTGGCCGTCTACAGTAATCCACTCTTTACCCAAACTTTGGCCACCTTTCACAGTCTCCATGTTCTTACCCTAAATTACAATTGCATTTCTGATGACTTACTGCAAGTATTGTGTGACAACTGCTCTGATTCGCTGGGTACAATAAACATCAAATGCCATATCCATGATCCTCATGGGCAAGTGGTCTGGGGGATGTCCTGGTCAAACTTAGCCAAGCAGGTCAATAATCTGAAGGTAAATTTCTACTTTGAGAGGGTCATGAAATTTGATCATTTGTCAAGGATACTACTGCCTGAGATTCCAGTAAGAAATATTAGCCTACGAAGCTGCTATTTCAGTGACCCTGACTGGTCATTGAGACCAACCCTAAGTGATCTGCTTCCATACTACAAGCAAACTCTGCAG aggTTAACTTTGGAATTCAACAACAGCCATGAGATTCTGGATGAGGAGCTACTGCGTCTGCTGCTAAACTGTGAAAGACTGCGTTACCTTAAAATCTGGGCTTTCCTTGATGTCCGCTTTGTTGAGAAAATACTTCAATATCAGGAAGACGGCAAGTGTTACTTGCATACATTGAAG